From one Salvia miltiorrhiza cultivar Shanhuang (shh) unplaced genomic scaffold, IMPLAD_Smil_shh fragScaff_scaffold_173, whole genome shotgun sequence genomic stretch:
- the LOC131002648 gene encoding F-box protein CPR1-like — MRKGFFTNLPLEITIDILSRLPPRAVISCRCVCKSWLELLDSHEFVKSHLSKSAPGMAVVRSGVESNSYEIFEFKDSLGLEPHHLRYSSVTKFVFPHAEVIRGSANGLLFLTGDQPCDLYVCNPITRHYIKLRPDLDSVYSLSQIVAYGFGVTKLTGQHKVVRIVYDYDLETEDSLRVTKSHCEVYTLGTRTWRSIIPGALLMYDTFGIFLNGNLHWLVVDPNAPSQISCLDLETELFSTFSHPPLLARGGFVGNLSALAGSLCLCDNSSEDKIVIWVMREYGVETSWTKEYVISKDPDLCGAYVLVFPIKVFEDGDILMECEDFLLFYYSDKTKTTKKIKMFEARGGNHSRIDAILHTPSFLSMKSFGMEDVNSF, encoded by the coding sequence ATGAGGAAAGGATTCTTCACGAATTTACCGTTAGAAATCACCATTGATATCCTGTCAAGACTCCCCCCTAGAGCCGTTATTAGTTGCAGATGTGTTTGCAAGTCATGGCTCGAGCTACTTGACTCTCACGAGTTTGTCAAGTCTCATCTTTCTAAATCAGCCCCAGGGATGGCTGTTGTGCGGTCTGGTGTGGAGTCTAACTCGTATGAAATTTTTGAATTCAAAGACAGCCTCGGTCTTGAACCCCATCATCTCCGCTACAGTTCAGTCACCAAGTTTGTCTTCCCTCATGCTGAAGTGATACGGGGTTCGGCCAACGGGTTGCTTTTTCTGACCGGCGACCAACCTTGTGATCTTTATGTATGCAACCCTATAACACGACACTATATCAAGCTCCGTCCAGATCTAGACTCTGTCTACTCTTTATCACAAATAGTTGCTTATGGGTTTGGAGTGACCAAATTGACTGGCCAACATAAGGTGGTGAGGATTGTCTACGACTATGATCTAGAAACAGAGGATTCGCTGAGAGTTACCAAGTCCCATTGTGAGGTGTACACTCTTGGAACACGAACATGGAGAAGCATCATACCCGGTGCTCTGCTAATGTACGATACGTTTGGGATATTTCTTAATGGAAATCTTCATTGGTTGGTGGTAGATCCAAATGCCCCATCACAAATTTCTTGCCTTGATCTTGAAACAGAGCTTTTCAGCACCTTTTCTCATCCCCCTCTTTTGGCAAGGGGAGGGTTTGTCGGGAACTTGTCGGCTTTGGCGGGTAGTCTATGCTTATGTGATAATTCATCTGAAGACAAAATTGTCATCTGGGTGATGAGGGAATATGGGGTCGAGACATCTTGGACAAAGGAGTACGTTATCAGCAAAGATCCTGACCTTTGTGGAGCTTATGTGCTTGTTTTCCCTATCAAAGTTTTCGAAGATGGTGACATCTTGATGGAATGTGAAGACTTCCTCCTGTTCTACTACTCCGACAAGACTAAAACTACGAAGAAGATCAAAATGTTTGAAGCTCGTGGTGGAAATCATTCACGTATCGATGCAATCCTCCACACCCCAAGCTTTCTATCGATGAAAAGTTTTGGAATGGAAGACGTAAATTCATTCTAA